From Chryseobacterium gallinarum, one genomic window encodes:
- a CDS encoding N-acetylornithine carbamoyltransferase has protein sequence MKKFTTVNDVENLQEIIKKALKIKLNPLSETEKGKGKTIGLVFLNSSLRTRLSSQIAAQNLGLNVLTLNAAQEAWNLEFADGAVMNGDTVEHIKDAIEVLNQYCDIIAVRCFAGMKSKEDDVNESILSQFEQHAKVPVVSLESATRHPLQSLADCITITENWKKDHKPKVVLTWAPHIKPIAHAVGNSFAEWMQKMDVELVIANPEGYDLDPAFTKDTPIIHDQDEALKDADFIYVKNWSSFDDYAAMPEVKENWMLTNEKLAGTNHAKVMHCLPVRRNVELSDEVMDGENSIIYQQAKNRVFSAQAVFSEILDELNAE, from the coding sequence ATGAAAAAATTCACTACTGTAAATGATGTAGAAAACTTACAGGAAATTATAAAAAAAGCTTTAAAAATAAAATTAAACCCACTTTCGGAGACAGAAAAAGGAAAAGGGAAAACAATCGGACTTGTATTTTTAAATTCAAGCCTTAGAACCCGTCTGAGCAGCCAGATTGCAGCGCAAAACCTGGGACTGAATGTATTAACCTTAAACGCAGCCCAGGAAGCATGGAACCTTGAATTTGCTGATGGAGCCGTGATGAATGGTGACACCGTAGAACATATCAAAGATGCCATTGAGGTTTTAAATCAATATTGTGACATCATTGCAGTACGGTGCTTCGCCGGAATGAAAAGCAAGGAAGATGATGTGAATGAAAGCATCCTGAGCCAGTTTGAACAGCATGCAAAAGTTCCTGTTGTTTCCCTTGAATCTGCAACGCGACATCCGCTGCAAAGCCTGGCAGACTGTATTACCATTACAGAAAACTGGAAAAAAGATCATAAGCCAAAAGTAGTGTTGACCTGGGCACCGCATATTAAGCCGATTGCTCATGCGGTAGGAAATTCCTTCGCAGAATGGATGCAGAAAATGGATGTTGAGCTGGTAATCGCTAATCCTGAAGGATATGATTTAGATCCAGCCTTTACAAAAGATACGCCGATAATTCATGACCAGGATGAAGCCTTGAAAGATGCAGATTTTATCTATGTGAAAAACTGGTCGTCTTTTGATGATTATGCGGCAATGCCTGAAGTGAAAGAAAACTGGATGCTGACCAATGAAAAACTGGCCGGTACTAACCATGCAAAAGTAATGCACTGTCTTCCGGTTCGTCGTAATGTAGAATTAAGTGATGAAGTAATGGACGGAGAAAATTCCATCATCTATCAGCAGGCAAAGAACCGTGTTTTCTCAGCGCAGGCTGTGTTCAGCGAAATCCTGGATGAACTGAATGCTGAATAA
- the argB gene encoding acetylglutamate kinase encodes MKQKIYIIKIGGALIDDERLLDQFLDQFSGIKGKKILVHGGGKLATTLADKLGVEQKMINGRRITDKETLDIVTMVYAGGINKNIVEKLQQKKCNAIGFSGADGNLIKAKKREHPEIDFGYVGDINKKSINKKLLSKLIKLDLVPVFSAITHDKKGNLFNTNADTIASVIAQALSEKYEVELLYCFDKEGVLEDINDPESVIRTVSEEEFAVLKQEGKLHKGILPKLENAIGAIKNNVDKVFLIKETELKNHIENHHAGTEICL; translated from the coding sequence ATGAAACAGAAAATATACATCATAAAAATAGGCGGAGCGCTCATTGATGATGAACGATTACTGGATCAGTTTTTAGACCAGTTTTCCGGAATTAAAGGCAAAAAGATCCTTGTGCATGGTGGAGGTAAGTTGGCAACAACATTGGCTGATAAGCTGGGTGTCGAGCAAAAGATGATCAACGGAAGGAGGATTACCGATAAAGAAACGTTGGATATTGTAACGATGGTTTATGCAGGTGGAATCAATAAGAATATTGTTGAAAAACTGCAGCAGAAAAAATGTAATGCCATAGGGTTTTCCGGTGCCGACGGGAATTTGATCAAGGCTAAAAAAAGAGAACATCCTGAAATTGATTTCGGATATGTAGGAGATATCAATAAGAAAAGTATCAATAAAAAATTACTTTCTAAATTGATCAAACTGGATCTTGTTCCTGTATTTTCTGCCATTACACATGATAAAAAAGGAAATCTGTTCAATACCAATGCAGATACCATTGCTTCTGTGATAGCTCAGGCTTTATCAGAGAAGTATGAAGTTGAGCTTCTGTATTGTTTTGATAAAGAAGGTGTCCTGGAAGATATAAATGATCCGGAATCTGTGATCAGAACTGTTTCCGAAGAAGAATTTGCAGTGTTGAAACAGGAAGGAAAACTTCATAAAGGAATTTTACCCAAGCTGGAAAACGCCATTGGAGCAATAAAAAATAATGTAGATAAAGTGTTTCTGATTAAAGAAACCGAGCTGAAAAATCATATAGAAAATCATCATGCAGGAACTGAAATCTGTTTATAA
- a CDS encoding M20 family metallo-hydrolase: MQELKSVYNKEELLNNAVELLKNLIEIPSFSKDEFNTSVEIEKFFMKHQVPTKRFKNNIWAVNKHFDVFKPSVLLNTHHDTVKPNKAYTLDPFVPVEKDGKLYGLGSNDAGASLVSMAQVFLHFYNKEDLQYNLVIALTAEEEISGFDGIEALFPQLPNIELAIVGEPTQMNLAIAEKGLLVIDGEMKGTPSHAAHPNDDNSIVKCMQDLQHILNFKFPKVSEYLGDVKITLSGIHAGVQHNVVPESCSFTLDVRVTDEYSNKEAFEIIQSQMKSTLTARSFRLNSSKIEMEHPFVQAGLEIGRTTYGSPTSSDQAIIPCTSVKIGPGDSRRSHTADEFIYISEIEEGIDIYIRILEKVL, from the coding sequence ATGCAGGAACTGAAATCTGTTTATAATAAAGAAGAACTGTTGAATAATGCAGTTGAATTGCTGAAAAATCTGATTGAAATTCCTTCATTCAGCAAAGATGAATTCAACACATCGGTAGAGATTGAGAAATTCTTCATGAAGCATCAGGTCCCGACAAAACGTTTTAAAAATAATATCTGGGCCGTGAATAAGCACTTTGATGTATTTAAACCTTCTGTTTTGCTGAATACCCACCATGATACAGTAAAACCTAATAAAGCTTATACACTGGATCCGTTTGTACCGGTTGAAAAAGATGGAAAACTCTATGGGTTGGGAAGCAATGACGCAGGTGCATCATTGGTTTCTATGGCTCAGGTTTTTTTACATTTTTATAATAAGGAAGATTTACAATATAATTTAGTTATTGCTTTGACAGCAGAGGAGGAGATTTCAGGTTTTGACGGAATTGAGGCCTTGTTTCCACAGCTTCCTAATATAGAACTCGCCATTGTAGGAGAACCCACGCAGATGAATCTGGCGATTGCAGAAAAAGGATTGCTTGTGATAGATGGGGAAATGAAGGGAACTCCTTCTCATGCTGCTCATCCTAATGATGATAATTCAATTGTAAAATGCATGCAGGATCTGCAGCATATTTTAAACTTTAAATTTCCAAAGGTTTCAGAATATCTGGGCGATGTTAAAATTACCTTGTCGGGGATTCATGCCGGCGTCCAGCATAATGTGGTGCCTGAGTCTTGCAGCTTTACATTGGATGTAAGAGTAACGGATGAATACTCCAATAAGGAAGCTTTTGAGATCATTCAATCCCAAATGAAATCAACTCTTACTGCAAGGTCTTTCAGATTGAATTCTTCAAAAATTGAAATGGAACACCCGTTCGTACAGGCCGGATTGGAGATAGGAAGGACGACTTACGGCTCGCCTACTTCCTCAGACCAGGCTATCATTCCATGTACCTCGGTGAAGATAGGTCCGGGTGATAGTAGGCGCTCCCACACGGCAGATGAATTCATTTATATCAGTGAGATAGAAGAAGGAATTGATATCTATATCCGGATTTTGGAAAAAGTGTTATAG
- the argH gene encoding argininosuccinate lyase, with protein MKKIWQKDDLATNILVNNFTVGKDLDFDERLAKYDVKGSMAHCKMLSETGIISHEESEQMLSVLNTILNKIEEGSFEIDKEAEDIHSQVEAILIAELGDTGKKIHTARSRNDQVLLDIKLYLLDEIREITILTDEFFQILIQLADQHKNVLLPGYTHLQIAMPSSFGLWFGAYAEALLDDVEMLFSVKNIINKNPLGSAAGYGSSFPINRESTTYNLGFQSMNYNSVYAQMTRGKSEKLLAMSMAALAGTLGKFAYDVCLYLNQNFDFISFPKEFTTGSSIMPHKKNPDIFELVRARCNRIQALPNELILLTNNLPSGYHRDVQLTKEILFPAIDSLKECLEILSYTLPNIQVKDGILEDKKYKYLFSVEKINEEVKNGSSFRDAYIKVGQEIENNEFDFEPGNLDHTHQGSIGNLCLDKIEYQFNKLKNKLLG; from the coding sequence ATGAAAAAAATATGGCAGAAGGATGACCTGGCCACCAATATATTAGTCAATAACTTTACGGTAGGAAAGGATCTTGACTTTGATGAGCGTTTAGCAAAATATGATGTTAAAGGTTCAATGGCGCATTGCAAAATGTTGTCAGAAACCGGGATTATTTCCCATGAAGAATCAGAACAGATGCTATCTGTGTTAAATACTATTTTAAATAAAATTGAAGAAGGCAGTTTTGAAATTGATAAAGAAGCTGAGGATATCCATTCTCAGGTAGAAGCAATCCTGATTGCAGAGCTTGGCGATACAGGAAAGAAAATTCATACGGCGAGATCCAGAAATGATCAGGTTTTACTGGATATCAAGCTGTATCTGCTGGATGAGATCCGTGAGATTACAATACTTACTGATGAATTTTTCCAGATCCTGATTCAGCTGGCGGATCAGCATAAAAATGTGTTGCTTCCTGGATATACGCATTTGCAGATTGCGATGCCTTCATCATTCGGATTGTGGTTCGGGGCTTATGCGGAAGCGCTTTTGGATGATGTGGAAATGTTGTTTTCGGTAAAGAATATCATCAATAAAAATCCGCTGGGATCAGCAGCAGGATATGGTTCCTCATTCCCGATTAATCGTGAAAGTACTACGTATAACCTGGGCTTTCAGTCGATGAATTATAATTCGGTGTACGCTCAGATGACCCGCGGAAAGTCGGAAAAGTTGTTGGCAATGTCAATGGCTGCTTTAGCGGGAACGCTTGGTAAATTTGCCTATGATGTATGCCTGTATCTGAATCAGAATTTTGATTTCATCAGTTTTCCCAAAGAATTTACAACGGGAAGCAGCATTATGCCCCATAAAAAGAATCCGGACATCTTTGAGCTGGTCCGGGCACGATGCAACAGAATCCAGGCTCTTCCCAATGAACTGATCCTTTTGACAAATAACCTTCCTTCAGGATACCACAGAGATGTACAGCTTACCAAGGAAATCCTTTTTCCGGCAATAGATTCTTTAAAAGAATGCCTGGAAATTTTAAGTTATACTTTACCTAATATTCAGGTTAAAGACGGAATTCTTGAGGATAAAAAATATAAATACCTGTTCAGTGTGGAAAAGATCAATGAAGAAGTGAAAAATGGCAGTTCATTTCGTGATGCCTATATAAAAGTAGGACAGGAAATTGAAAATAATGAATTTGACTTTGAACCGGGTAACCTGGATCATACCCACCAGGGAAGCATCGGCAATCTTTGTCTGGATAAAATAGAGTATCAGTTCAATAAACTGAAGAACAAATTATTGGGTTAG
- a CDS encoding Lrp/AsnC family transcriptional regulator, with amino-acid sequence MDLKDKMILSIIQEDSTLSVKEISEKIGLTFTPTYERIKQLEKQGVIEKYVGLLNREKLGLNIIVYCNVRLKEQSKKVLETFEKNISKYDEVQEITSLSGEYDYMLKIIAKDINSYNEFAVSVISNLPNIGQYHSSIVLHEVKKSTKFKIDLE; translated from the coding sequence ATGGATTTAAAAGACAAAATGATTCTCAGTATTATTCAGGAAGACTCTACTTTATCTGTGAAAGAAATTTCAGAAAAGATAGGTCTTACCTTTACTCCCACTTATGAGCGGATCAAACAACTGGAGAAACAAGGAGTCATTGAAAAATATGTAGGTCTTTTGAATCGTGAAAAACTAGGCCTGAATATTATTGTATATTGTAATGTACGTCTTAAAGAGCAATCCAAGAAAGTACTGGAGACCTTTGAGAAAAACATTTCAAAATACGACGAAGTTCAGGAAATCACCAGCTTATCAGGGGAATATGATTATATGCTGAAAATTATCGCAAAAGATATCAATTCCTATAATGAGTTCGCTGTAAGTGTAATTTCCAATCTTCCTAACATCGGGCAATACCACAGCTCTATTGTGCTTCATGAGGTGAAAAAGTCTACCAAATTTAAAATCGATCTGGAATAG
- a CDS encoding aspartate carbamoyltransferase catalytic subunit, translated as MFTITELSTERINSILTEALAFANGKTAKIEGEVFCSNLFFEDSTRTKTSFDIAERRLGLQVVPFDASHSSVNKGESLYDTVKTIESLGVNLVVIRDKKDRYFEELKNIKIPVINGGDGTGNHPSQCMLDLMTIYQEFGKFEGLKVGIVGDVKHSRVANSNAEALRRLGAKVYFSGPEQWFDEGALINGTYLSVDELIAEVDVLMLLRIQHERHDAAMSFTASEYHKRYGLTKEREKAMKKEAIIMHPAPINRGVEIDSDLVECERSRVFKQMQNGVFARMAILKEALEEKGFTFK; from the coding sequence ATGTTTACGATTACAGAACTAAGCACCGAGAGAATCAACAGTATACTGACAGAAGCCCTGGCTTTTGCAAACGGTAAAACTGCTAAAATTGAAGGAGAAGTTTTTTGCTCAAACCTTTTCTTCGAAGACAGTACAAGAACAAAAACAAGTTTTGATATTGCAGAAAGAAGATTAGGACTTCAGGTTGTGCCTTTTGATGCCTCACACAGTTCCGTAAATAAAGGGGAAAGCCTGTATGATACAGTGAAAACGATTGAAAGCCTGGGGGTAAACCTGGTGGTGATCCGGGATAAAAAAGACAGGTATTTTGAAGAATTGAAGAATATAAAGATTCCTGTAATCAATGGCGGTGACGGAACGGGAAACCATCCTTCACAATGTATGCTGGATCTGATGACCATCTATCAGGAGTTTGGGAAATTTGAAGGACTGAAAGTAGGAATTGTAGGGGATGTGAAACACAGCCGTGTAGCCAATTCCAACGCAGAAGCACTAAGAAGGCTGGGAGCAAAAGTATATTTCTCAGGACCCGAACAATGGTTTGATGAAGGAGCTTTAATCAACGGAACATATCTGTCAGTAGATGAACTAATTGCCGAAGTGGATGTTCTGATGCTGTTAAGAATCCAGCATGAAAGACATGATGCAGCAATGAGTTTTACCGCTTCAGAATATCACAAAAGATATGGTCTGACCAAAGAGAGGGAAAAAGCCATGAAAAAAGAAGCAATCATCATGCATCCGGCACCTATCAACAGGGGCGTGGAAATAGATTCTGATCTGGTAGAATGCGAAAGATCAAGAGTGTTCAAACAAATGCAGAACGGCGTCTTCGCCAGAATGGCTATTTTGAAAGAAGCCCTGGAAGAGAAAGGGTTTACCTTTAAATAA
- a CDS encoding carbamoyl phosphate synthase small subunit has protein sequence MKKKLILESGEVFHGEGFGAELETAGEVVFNTGMTGYQELISDPSYCGQIVCMTYPLIGNYGINRDDYESIEPAIKGLIVKELCDLPSNFRTQITLDELFKKKNLSGISGIDTRRLTRILRNHGVVKGKIVNADADENAVAAELKSTSFPINQVEEVSTKTPYANPNRGFKVVLVDFGAKLGIIRELSQRNCDIIVVSQDTTAEDILLMNPDGIMLSNGPGDPEDVPHALDMIRGLLGKVPIFGICLGHQLIGLACGAKTFKLKFGHRGGNHPVLDLEKNRVAITSQNHGYAVDQESLKGTDLIETHIALNDRTNEGLRHKIHPCFSVQYHPEASPGPEDANYLFDEFIDLMYQFKNVPV, from the coding sequence ATGAAGAAAAAATTAATACTGGAGTCCGGTGAAGTGTTTCATGGAGAAGGTTTCGGAGCTGAATTGGAAACTGCAGGAGAAGTAGTTTTCAATACCGGAATGACTGGGTATCAGGAATTGATCTCTGATCCATCATATTGTGGTCAGATAGTTTGTATGACCTATCCGCTTATCGGGAATTATGGTATTAACCGTGATGATTATGAAAGTATCGAGCCGGCAATCAAAGGGCTTATCGTAAAAGAACTTTGCGATCTTCCTTCCAACTTCCGTACTCAGATCACTTTAGATGAATTATTTAAAAAGAAAAACCTTTCAGGAATTTCAGGAATTGACACAAGAAGACTGACAAGAATTCTTCGTAACCACGGAGTAGTGAAAGGAAAAATTGTGAATGCTGATGCTGATGAAAATGCTGTTGCGGCAGAATTGAAATCAACCAGCTTCCCGATCAATCAAGTGGAAGAAGTTTCCACTAAAACGCCTTACGCCAATCCAAACAGAGGTTTCAAAGTGGTATTGGTAGATTTCGGGGCAAAATTGGGAATTATCAGGGAATTATCTCAAAGAAACTGTGATATTATTGTAGTTTCCCAGGATACTACCGCTGAAGATATCCTGTTGATGAACCCGGATGGAATCATGCTTTCAAATGGCCCTGGTGACCCGGAAGATGTACCACACGCATTAGATATGATCCGTGGATTATTAGGAAAAGTTCCAATCTTCGGAATCTGCTTAGGACACCAGCTGATTGGTCTTGCTTGTGGAGCAAAAACATTTAAATTAAAATTCGGACACAGGGGAGGAAACCACCCGGTACTGGATTTAGAAAAAAACAGGGTAGCCATCACTTCCCAAAACCACGGATATGCCGTAGATCAGGAAAGCTTAAAAGGAACAGACCTTATCGAAACTCACATAGCCCTGAACGACAGGACAAACGAAGGTCTGAGACACAAAATCCACCCGTGCTTCTCTGTTCAGTACCACCCTGAAGCAAGTCCAGGTCCTGAAGATGCAAACTACCTGTTTGATGAGTTCATTGATTTAATGTACCAATTTAAAAATGTACCAGTTTAA
- a CDS encoding four helix bundle protein, protein MINFENNPLIEKTVKFSLDIIEYCELLESKKKFIIAKQLLRSGTSIGANSFEAQNPYSKKDFVNKVKIAAKELEETKYWLYLCKHSQSYPFNENLETQIIEIGKIIYKILSTSLSNENGQ, encoded by the coding sequence ATGATCAATTTCGAAAACAATCCTTTAATTGAAAAAACCGTTAAGTTCTCATTAGATATTATAGAGTACTGTGAATTATTGGAAAGTAAAAAGAAATTTATTATTGCTAAACAATTATTACGTTCCGGAACAAGTATTGGTGCAAATTCCTTTGAAGCACAAAATCCATACAGTAAAAAAGATTTTGTGAATAAAGTCAAAATTGCCGCTAAAGAGCTTGAAGAAACAAAATATTGGTTATACCTGTGTAAACACTCTCAAAGTTATCCATTTAATGAAAATTTGGAAACACAGATTATAGAAATTGGAAAGATTATTTATAAAATTTTAAGCACAAGTTTATCAAATGAAAACGGGCAGTAA
- the carB gene encoding carbamoyl-phosphate synthase large subunit yields the protein MKRNDIKTILVIGSGPIIIGQAAEFDYAGTQACLSLKEEGYKVILINSNPATIMTDVEIADKVYIEPISLQFVSHIIRKERPDALLPTLGGQTGLNMAVELEKSGILEECKVEVLGTKLSAINRAEDRDLFRELMRELNEPVPESDIVNTVEGALAFADEIGYPVIVRPAFTMGGTGGGIASTEAELKEIAELGLKHSPVTQCLIEKSIAGFKEIEYEVMRDANDNAIVVCNMENIDPVGVHTGDSIVVAPSQTLSDREYQLLRNASLKIIRALGIEGGCNVQLALDPHSFNYYIIEVNPRVSRSSALASKATGYPIAKIAAKIAVGLTLDEIMNPVTGKTYACFEPALDYVVTKFPRFPFDKFETADRRLSTQMKATGEVMAIGRNLEESLQKAIRSLETGIRHLGLKTKQAQALTDEEIERRIRVCDDERLFIIGDALRRGYDWEQIVEWSKIDKFFIWKLKKLVDFEKVIAANKFDKETLIEAKRLGFADINIAVLWEVTEREVFNFRKENGVMPVYKMVDTCAAEFESETPYFYGTYEEENESVVSDKEKIIVLGSGPIRIGQGVEFDYATVHSVWAIKEMGYEAIIINNNPETVSTDFSISDKLYFEPLTEEDVMNIIELEKPKGVVVQFGGQTAINLADKLASHGVQILGTSLEDLDRAENRDKFEKALQELGIPQPKGRTSTSKEEAIKIANEIGYPVLVRPSYVLGGRAMEIVYGESELAHYMEHAVDASPEHPVLVDKYMVGKEIEVDAICDGETVVIPGIMEHIERAGVHSGDSIAVYPPQNISQSEIDTLVDYTQRLAKGLNVVGLMNIQYVLFEGNVYVIEVNPRSSRTVPFLSKITDVPMANLATKAILGQKLADLGYKNGLVPNKEGVFVKVPVFSFSKLTKVDISLGPEMKSTGEVMGKDTTLEKALYKGLVAAGRKVPMHGSILFTVADKHKEEAAALAARFHEVGFRIWATEGTAKFFEEKGIPCKIGYKIGEEDVNLIDLIQKGKVQYVVNTTTKGKQAERDGFQIRRMSVENGVPCLTSMDTVEAILKVIESMSFKMETM from the coding sequence ATGAAAAGAAACGATATAAAAACAATTTTAGTAATCGGTTCAGGACCTATCATCATCGGTCAGGCAGCTGAATTTGATTACGCAGGAACGCAGGCTTGTCTGTCTCTGAAAGAAGAAGGCTACAAGGTAATTTTGATTAACTCAAACCCTGCAACAATCATGACAGATGTGGAAATCGCTGATAAAGTATATATCGAGCCGATTTCATTACAGTTTGTAAGCCACATCATCAGAAAAGAACGTCCCGATGCATTATTGCCGACACTCGGAGGGCAAACAGGACTTAACATGGCGGTAGAACTGGAAAAATCAGGAATTCTTGAAGAATGCAAAGTAGAAGTATTGGGAACTAAGCTTTCTGCGATCAACAGAGCAGAAGACAGAGACCTTTTCCGTGAGCTGATGAGAGAACTGAATGAACCGGTTCCTGAATCTGATATTGTAAATACAGTAGAAGGAGCCCTCGCCTTTGCTGATGAAATCGGGTATCCTGTCATTGTTCGTCCTGCCTTTACCATGGGAGGAACGGGAGGCGGTATTGCTTCCACAGAAGCCGAATTGAAGGAGATTGCTGAGCTGGGATTAAAGCACAGCCCGGTTACCCAGTGTCTTATCGAAAAATCAATTGCAGGTTTCAAAGAAATAGAATACGAAGTAATGCGTGATGCAAACGACAACGCCATTGTAGTTTGTAACATGGAAAATATTGACCCGGTAGGAGTTCACACAGGAGACTCTATCGTAGTAGCACCTTCTCAGACGCTTTCAGACAGAGAATATCAGTTACTGAGAAATGCTTCTCTTAAGATCATCAGAGCCTTGGGAATTGAGGGAGGTTGTAATGTACAGTTAGCGCTGGATCCACATTCATTCAACTACTATATCATTGAGGTTAACCCGAGAGTTTCCCGTTCATCAGCGTTAGCAAGTAAAGCAACAGGATACCCGATTGCAAAGATTGCTGCGAAAATTGCAGTAGGATTAACACTGGATGAAATCATGAACCCGGTAACAGGAAAAACATATGCGTGTTTTGAACCTGCCCTGGATTATGTGGTGACTAAATTCCCGAGATTCCCGTTCGATAAATTCGAAACAGCAGACAGAAGGCTTTCCACTCAGATGAAAGCAACAGGAGAAGTAATGGCGATCGGAAGAAACCTTGAAGAATCTTTACAGAAAGCAATCCGTTCACTGGAAACAGGGATTAGACATTTGGGATTAAAAACCAAGCAGGCCCAGGCCCTTACTGATGAAGAAATTGAAAGAAGAATCAGGGTGTGTGATGATGAGAGACTATTCATCATCGGAGATGCCTTAAGAAGAGGGTACGACTGGGAGCAAATCGTAGAATGGAGTAAAATTGATAAATTCTTCATCTGGAAATTGAAAAAACTGGTTGACTTTGAAAAAGTAATTGCTGCTAATAAATTTGATAAAGAAACTTTAATTGAAGCTAAAAGATTAGGTTTCGCAGATATCAATATCGCAGTTCTCTGGGAGGTAACAGAACGTGAAGTGTTCAACTTCAGAAAAGAAAACGGGGTAATGCCGGTATATAAAATGGTAGACACCTGCGCTGCTGAATTTGAAAGCGAAACACCATATTTCTATGGGACCTACGAAGAAGAAAACGAAAGTGTTGTCTCAGATAAAGAAAAGATCATCGTTTTAGGTTCAGGACCTATCAGAATCGGGCAGGGAGTTGAATTTGACTATGCAACAGTTCACTCGGTATGGGCAATTAAAGAAATGGGTTACGAAGCGATTATCATTAACAATAATCCTGAAACAGTTTCTACAGACTTCTCCATCTCTGATAAGCTATACTTTGAGCCATTGACGGAAGAAGATGTAATGAACATCATCGAACTTGAAAAACCTAAAGGAGTAGTAGTACAGTTCGGTGGCCAGACTGCCATCAACCTTGCAGATAAATTAGCTTCTCACGGAGTACAGATCTTAGGAACTTCACTGGAAGACCTTGACAGAGCTGAAAACAGGGATAAATTCGAAAAAGCACTTCAGGAACTTGGTATTCCTCAACCAAAAGGAAGAACTTCCACCTCAAAAGAAGAAGCCATCAAAATTGCCAATGAAATCGGGTACCCGGTATTGGTGCGTCCAAGCTACGTTTTAGGAGGTAGAGCAATGGAGATTGTATATGGAGAATCAGAACTGGCTCATTACATGGAACATGCAGTAGATGCAAGTCCTGAGCACCCTGTTTTGGTAGACAAATACATGGTAGGAAAAGAAATCGAAGTAGATGCCATCTGCGACGGTGAAACTGTAGTAATCCCCGGAATTATGGAGCATATCGAAAGAGCGGGGGTTCACTCCGGAGACTCTATTGCAGTGTATCCGCCACAGAATATTTCTCAAAGCGAAATCGACACGCTGGTTGATTACACCCAAAGATTAGCAAAAGGACTGAATGTTGTCGGATTAATGAATATCCAGTACGTTCTTTTCGAGGGCAATGTATATGTAATCGAAGTAAATCCGCGTTCTTCAAGAACAGTTCCTTTCTTATCCAAAATTACAGACGTTCCGATGGCCAACCTTGCAACGAAAGCAATCTTAGGACAGAAGCTGGCAGATCTTGGTTATAAAAACGGTCTGGTTCCAAACAAAGAAGGAGTATTTGTGAAAGTTCCTGTATTCTCTTTCTCAAAACTGACGAAAGTGGATATCTCCCTGGGGCCGGAAATGAAGTCTACAGGAGAGGTTATGGGGAAAGATACAACGCTGGAGAAAGCACTTTATAAAGGTCTTGTTGCTGCAGGAAGAAAAGTTCCGATGCATGGATCCATTTTGTTTACGGTAGCCGATAAGCATAAAGAAGAAGCAGCAGCTCTTGCAGCAAGATTCCATGAAGTAGGATTCAGAATCTGGGCTACGGAAGGTACTGCGAAGTTCTTTGAAGAAAAAGGCATCCCATGCAAAATCGGATACAAAATCGGAGAAGAGGATGTAAACCTGATCGACCTGATCCAGAAAGGAAAAGTTCAGTATGTAGTTAATACAACTACTAAAGGTAAACAAGCCGAAAGAGACGGATTCCAGATCAGAAGAATGAGTGTAGAGAATGGAGTTCCTTGTTTAACATCAATGGACACTGTGGAAGCAATCTTAAAAGTAATCGAAAGCATGAGCTTCAAAATGGAGACGATGTAA